A DNA window from Sulfuricaulis sp. contains the following coding sequences:
- the ftsB gene encoding cell division protein FtsB, whose amino-acid sequence MKLAAYALLGLLVLLQYPLWFGDGGVIAVWRLNREIAAQQKENAQLKERNQTLEAQVNDLKQGLEVIEGRARSELGMVKKGETFYQVIDPKPEAAPPKKTQPEKK is encoded by the coding sequence GTGAAATTAGCCGCCTATGCCCTTCTGGGGCTGCTGGTCCTGTTGCAATATCCGCTGTGGTTTGGCGATGGCGGAGTGATAGCCGTGTGGCGACTCAATCGGGAGATTGCCGCACAACAGAAAGAAAATGCTCAGCTCAAGGAGCGTAATCAGACGCTCGAGGCGCAGGTTAACGACCTGAAGCAGGGGCTCGAAGTCATCGAGGGGCGCGCGCGATCTGAGCTTGGCATGGTGAAGAAGGGGGAGACTTTTTACCAAGTCATCGACCCCAAACCGGAGGCTGCACCTCCGAAAAAAACCCAACCCGAGAAAAAGTGA
- the eno gene encoding phosphopyruvate hydratase encodes MPVITDIRAREILDSRGNPTIEADVILKSGVIGRAAVPSGASTGAREAIELRDDDTRRYGGKGVKNACAHVNGDIRKTLLGKDAQDQTGVDRAMIELDGTDNKSRLGANALLAVSLACARAVASDIKQPLYRYLNGLAGNVSMQMPVPMMNIINGGAHADNNIDFQEFMILPVGANTFTEALRCGAEVFHALKKVLHGMKLSTTVGDEGGFAPDLKSNEEALQVILQGIEKAGYKSGTDVCLGIDVASSEFNKNGKYLLESEKTSLTAEQFVDKLVVWTDKYPVITIEDACGEEDWAGWELLTKKLGKKIQLVGDDLFVTNTSILERGIKQGVANSILIKLNQIGTLSETLAAIAMARQAGYTSVISHRSGETEDSFIADLAVATGTGQIKTGSLSRSDRVAKYNQLLRIEEEMGSKAGYPGRRAFPMLAN; translated from the coding sequence ATGCCTGTGATTACTGATATACGTGCGCGCGAAATTCTGGATTCGCGCGGAAACCCCACTATTGAGGCGGATGTCATCCTGAAATCCGGCGTCATCGGCCGTGCCGCTGTGCCTTCCGGCGCTTCGACCGGTGCGCGCGAGGCCATCGAACTGCGCGACGATGATACCCGGCGCTATGGCGGCAAAGGCGTGAAGAACGCCTGCGCCCATGTGAACGGTGACATTCGCAAAACACTCCTCGGCAAAGATGCGCAAGACCAAACCGGCGTAGATCGAGCCATGATCGAGCTCGATGGCACGGACAACAAATCGCGCCTTGGCGCCAATGCGCTGCTTGCCGTATCGCTCGCCTGCGCGCGCGCTGTGGCGTCCGATATCAAACAGCCGCTTTACCGATATCTCAATGGGCTGGCGGGTAATGTGTCCATGCAAATGCCGGTGCCGATGATGAACATCATTAACGGCGGCGCCCATGCTGACAACAATATTGATTTTCAGGAATTCATGATTCTGCCAGTGGGTGCAAACACATTCACTGAGGCCTTGCGCTGTGGCGCGGAGGTGTTTCATGCCCTGAAAAAAGTATTGCACGGCATGAAACTCAGCACCACGGTGGGCGATGAGGGCGGGTTCGCGCCTGATCTCAAGTCCAACGAGGAAGCACTACAGGTCATTCTTCAGGGCATTGAGAAGGCTGGGTACAAGTCAGGCACGGATGTATGTCTCGGCATCGATGTGGCCAGCTCCGAATTCAATAAAAACGGAAAATATTTATTGGAATCTGAGAAAACGAGCCTGACGGCCGAACAGTTCGTCGACAAACTGGTCGTTTGGACAGACAAATATCCTGTTATTACTATCGAAGATGCCTGCGGCGAGGAAGATTGGGCTGGCTGGGAACTGCTGACGAAAAAGCTAGGGAAGAAAATTCAGCTCGTGGGTGATGATTTGTTCGTTACCAATACCTCCATTCTGGAGCGGGGCATCAAGCAGGGCGTGGCCAACTCCATCCTGATCAAGCTGAACCAGATCGGCACACTGAGCGAAACTCTTGCCGCGATCGCCATGGCGCGCCAGGCCGGCTATACCTCGGTCATTTCACACCGTTCCGGCGAAACCGAAGACAGTTTCATCGCTGATTTGGCGGTGGCGACCGGCACCGGCCAGATCAAGACCGGCTCCCTGTCACGCTCGGACCGCGTGGCCAAGTACAACCAGCTTCTGCGCATCGAGGAAGAAATGGGCTCGAAGGCCGGATATCCAGGCCGCCGCGCGTTTCCCATGCTGGCAAATTGA
- the kdsA gene encoding 3-deoxy-8-phosphooctulonate synthase — protein sequence MKLCGFEAGLDRPFFLIAGPCVIETEQLALDTAGQLKEITHSLGIPFIYKSSYDKANRSSSKSYRGMGMEKGLEILAKVRKQIGVPVLTDVHEVDEIAAVAAAVDVLQTPAFLCRQTDFIRAVMGAGKPVNIKKGQFLAPHDMKNVVDKAVEAGGKGRVLVCERGVSFGYNNLISDMRSLAIMRETGCPVVFDATHSVQLPGGQGNKSGGQREFVPVLARAAVATGVAGLFMETHPDPDKALSDGPNAWPLGRMKDLLETLKELDAAVKRRGFAEMSYMPN from the coding sequence ATGAAGCTCTGTGGTTTCGAGGCCGGGCTGGACCGGCCGTTTTTCCTCATTGCCGGACCCTGTGTCATCGAAACCGAGCAGCTGGCGCTGGATACCGCCGGCCAGCTCAAGGAAATCACCCACAGCCTCGGCATCCCGTTTATCTATAAATCGTCCTATGACAAGGCCAACCGCAGCTCCTCGAAATCCTACCGTGGGATGGGCATGGAAAAGGGCCTTGAAATTCTGGCCAAGGTGCGCAAACAGATCGGCGTGCCGGTACTGACCGACGTACACGAGGTCGATGAAATTGCGGCTGTAGCCGCCGCGGTGGACGTCCTGCAAACCCCCGCGTTTCTGTGCCGCCAAACCGATTTCATCAGGGCGGTCATGGGCGCCGGCAAGCCGGTTAATATCAAGAAGGGCCAGTTCCTCGCGCCGCATGACATGAAGAATGTCGTCGACAAGGCCGTCGAGGCCGGTGGCAAGGGTCGTGTCCTCGTGTGCGAACGCGGTGTTTCCTTTGGATACAATAACCTGATCTCGGACATGCGTTCGCTTGCGATCATGCGCGAGACCGGCTGCCCCGTGGTGTTCGATGCCACGCATTCGGTGCAATTGCCCGGCGGGCAGGGAAACAAGAGCGGTGGTCAGCGCGAGTTCGTACCGGTGCTGGCGCGCGCGGCGGTGGCCACGGGTGTCGCGGGCCTGTTCATGGAAACCCATCCGGATCCGGACAAGGCGCTTTCTGACGGGCCGAATGCCTGGCCGCTGGGGCGCATGAAGGATTTGCTTGAGACGCTGAAGGAACTCGATGCCGCGGTCAAGCGCCGCGGCTTCGCCGAAATGTCGTATATGCCAAACTGA
- a CDS encoding universal stress protein — protein sequence MFKTRHILLASHDTDGARAAEKTALALCPPGGTLHHLIVVPDFWKGMQGDDWLNNASTRDIFGRYVENQLEDEIRLHVQRLQKLAAKRRIRYRPDMTLGKPTDCLIERAKRTGIDLVVIGSPRPRSKAGLRSRMDTEKLTRALRVPLLIVPRPK from the coding sequence ATGTTCAAGACCCGACACATCCTCCTCGCCAGCCATGACACCGACGGCGCGCGCGCCGCCGAGAAGACCGCGCTGGCGCTATGTCCGCCTGGCGGCACCCTGCACCACCTGATCGTGGTACCGGATTTCTGGAAAGGCATGCAGGGCGACGACTGGCTCAACAATGCCTCGACGCGCGATATCTTCGGGCGCTACGTCGAAAACCAGCTGGAAGATGAAATCCGTCTCCACGTGCAGCGTCTGCAAAAGCTGGCGGCCAAACGCCGCATTCGCTACCGCCCGGACATGACGCTCGGCAAACCCACTGACTGCCTGATCGAGCGCGCCAAACGCACCGGCATCGACCTGGTGGTGATCGGCTCGCCCCGGCCACGCAGCAAGGCCGGGCTGCGTTCACGCATGGACACCGAGAAACTGACTCGCGCCCTGCGCGTACCCCTGCTGATTGTTCCGCGCCCGAAGTGA
- a CDS encoding putative sulfate exporter family transporter, which yields MIYTKKTPWTLIMGVIMVAYAYMVSAGMMEPLIKLLHTGKHAGEMVTLGYWFGGIAVVVGLWQLLATPKQGQADYYISTIGGLMFIMLIAFVVKWGLDPMMGLWGKNAEPALGFNFAKMLNLNYVVMGIIAGIIVVNVFKIPEWAQNGVRLSRLGLKTGVILLGTLYSLAELAQLGKLSVVLIGFFVLGSVGLVLWMGARRNIPNSMGGVLSAGLGVCGVSAAVAAAPVVQAKSTEIAYTIGTILLWGILMMFIFPIVGKAMDMGPIQFGAWAGTGILNSAQVAGAALAFQPDGIETLKVAEIFNITRVLFLPIIVLWLAVWYVKREQTDLKVNLGEVVLGKFPVFVLGFILMFALSSTGVFAPAQHYKGKFFDNSEAKLVKTDKEGKVHSKLLKDEEVATLQAEVGKVQREDQKAAIARLMENKKTMSIDDDTLLRGVANAKILSKDGNAILKKAHGAVYHTAGKIKMFRNLIAWFFTFGLVGLGMQITMASIKQAGGQPLIIGTVVGATKAIGALIVVMMFVHETI from the coding sequence ATGATATACACCAAGAAAACTCCGTGGACGTTAATCATGGGCGTCATCATGGTGGCCTACGCCTACATGGTGTCGGCCGGCATGATGGAGCCGCTTATTAAATTGCTTCACACGGGCAAACACGCCGGCGAGATGGTCACGCTCGGATATTGGTTCGGCGGGATCGCAGTCGTGGTCGGCCTGTGGCAATTGCTGGCCACGCCGAAACAAGGTCAGGCAGACTATTACATCTCCACCATCGGCGGCCTCATGTTCATCATGCTGATCGCGTTCGTGGTGAAGTGGGGGCTCGATCCGATGATGGGGCTTTGGGGCAAGAACGCCGAGCCCGCCCTGGGTTTTAATTTCGCCAAGATGTTGAACCTGAACTACGTGGTGATGGGCATCATCGCCGGCATTATCGTGGTGAACGTATTCAAGATCCCTGAATGGGCGCAGAACGGCGTACGCCTGTCGCGTCTCGGCCTGAAAACCGGCGTCATCCTGCTGGGCACCCTGTACAGCCTCGCGGAGCTGGCGCAGCTCGGCAAGCTGTCGGTCGTGCTGATCGGCTTCTTCGTGCTGGGTTCGGTCGGCCTGGTGCTGTGGATGGGCGCGCGGCGCAACATCCCGAACTCCATGGGTGGCGTGCTCTCGGCCGGTCTCGGTGTCTGCGGCGTATCCGCTGCGGTCGCCGCGGCCCCGGTCGTGCAGGCGAAATCAACCGAAATCGCCTACACCATCGGCACCATCCTGCTGTGGGGCATCTTGATGATGTTCATTTTCCCGATCGTCGGCAAGGCGATGGACATGGGCCCGATCCAGTTCGGCGCCTGGGCCGGCACCGGCATTCTGAACTCGGCGCAGGTGGCGGGTGCCGCGCTGGCCTTCCAGCCGGACGGCATCGAGACCCTCAAGGTCGCCGAAATCTTCAACATCACGCGCGTGCTGTTCCTGCCCATCATCGTGCTGTGGCTGGCGGTGTGGTACGTGAAACGCGAGCAGACCGACCTCAAGGTCAACCTCGGCGAAGTGGTCCTCGGCAAGTTCCCGGTGTTCGTCTTGGGCTTCATCCTGATGTTCGCTTTGTCTTCCACCGGCGTGTTCGCGCCGGCCCAGCACTACAAGGGCAAGTTCTTCGACAACAGCGAGGCCAAGCTGGTCAAGACTGACAAGGAAGGCAAGGTCCACAGCAAGCTGCTGAAGGACGAGGAAGTCGCCACCCTGCAGGCCGAGGTCGGCAAGGTCCAGCGTGAAGACCAGAAGGCCGCCATCGCCCGCCTGATGGAGAACAAGAAGACCATGTCAATCGATGATGATACCCTGTTGCGTGGCGTGGCCAATGCCAAGATCCTGTCCAAGGATGGCAATGCAATATTGAAGAAGGCGCATGGCGCCGTTTATCACACCGCGGGTAAGATCAAGATGTTCCGTAATCTCATTGCCTGGTTCTTCACCTTCGGTCTGGTCGGCCTCGGCATGCAGATCACCATGGCATCGATCAAGCAGGCCGGCGGCCAGCCGCTGATCATCGGCACCGTCGTGGGCGCGACCAAGGCAATCGGCGCCCTGATCGTGGTCATGATGTTCGTGCACGAAACCATTTAA
- a CDS encoding folate-binding protein YgfZ gives MINAWKSFIQSQGAILEDERVQHFGNPAIERRAAAQGNVLVDLSELSLIRARGADTQNFLNGQFSNDLRSLDATHNQLSSWCSPKGRMLVIFRLFRRGDDTLLQLPAALLETTLKRLKMFVMRAKVTLDPVNDELVGFGISGPDAEKLLHDATGFAPGSVDGCETRDEITIARLPGPHPRFEIIAATDVATKLWNSLKAKATPVGPSAWAWLDIMAGIPSVHPETSDVFVPQMANLEIVGGVNFKKGCYPGQEIVARMQYLGKLKQRMYRAHVENDALPRPGDAIFAPDFPGQSAGTVVAAQPAPDNGFDLLAVIQISSAEAGKLHHGSENGPRLSLQNLPYPVAPATRAE, from the coding sequence GTGATCAATGCGTGGAAATCATTCATTCAGAGCCAGGGGGCAATCCTCGAGGACGAGCGCGTCCAACACTTTGGCAACCCCGCGATAGAACGCCGCGCAGCCGCCCAGGGCAACGTGCTGGTTGATTTGTCAGAGTTGTCTCTGATCCGCGCGCGCGGCGCGGACACGCAGAATTTTCTCAACGGTCAGTTCAGCAATGACCTGCGCAGTCTGGACGCGACACACAACCAGCTCTCCTCCTGGTGCAGCCCCAAAGGGCGGATGCTGGTCATCTTCCGCCTGTTCCGGCGCGGTGACGACACCCTGCTGCAATTACCGGCTGCCCTGCTGGAAACAACGCTCAAACGCCTGAAAATGTTTGTGATGCGCGCGAAAGTAACACTCGACCCCGTGAATGACGAATTGGTCGGCTTCGGCATTTCAGGACCGGATGCGGAAAAACTGTTGCACGATGCCACAGGTTTCGCGCCTGGCAGCGTCGACGGTTGCGAGACGCGCGATGAAATAACTATCGCAAGACTTCCCGGCCCGCATCCCCGTTTTGAAATTATCGCCGCAACGGATGTTGCCACAAAATTGTGGAATAGCCTGAAAGCCAAAGCGACGCCCGTCGGCCCGTCGGCTTGGGCGTGGCTCGACATCATGGCGGGCATTCCCAGCGTGCATCCGGAAACCAGCGACGTCTTCGTGCCGCAGATGGCCAATCTCGAAATCGTGGGCGGCGTGAATTTCAAGAAAGGCTGCTACCCCGGTCAGGAAATCGTGGCGCGCATGCAGTATCTCGGCAAGCTCAAACAGCGCATGTACCGCGCGCATGTTGAAAACGACGCCTTGCCCCGCCCGGGTGACGCCATTTTCGCGCCGGACTTTCCGGGGCAATCGGCGGGAACGGTTGTTGCCGCCCAACCCGCGCCGGATAACGGTTTCGACCTGCTGGCCGTGATCCAGATCAGCAGCGCCGAGGCGGGCAAACTCCATCACGGGAGCGAAAACGGTCCGAGGCTCTCACTGCAAAACTTACCCTACCCTGTCGCGCCCGCCACCCGCGCGGAATAA
- a CDS encoding CTP synthase: MTKFVFVTGGVVSSLGKGIASASLGTILEARGLKVTLLKLDPYINVDPGTMSPYQHGEVYVTQDGAETDLDLGHYERFVRTKMSKRNNFTTGKIYENVIRKERRGDYLGATVQVIPHITDEIKRCIQQGANDADVALVEIGGTVGDIESQPFVEAIRQLGVEHGHSNVVYLHLTLVPYIAAAGELKTKPTQHSVKELLSLGIQPDILLCRAERPLPEDDRRKIALFTNVPTRAVITALDVDNIYKIPRLLHEQGLDEIVVEKLHLNARRANLSEWDKVVHAMEHPTGEITVAMVGKYVHLTESYKSLSEALKHAGLHTLTRVNIRYVDSELIDSQGTAQLEDVDAILVPGGFGERGIEGKIKAVNYARTKGIPYLGICLGMQVAVIEYTRNVVGLKGAHSTEFNSKTPHPVIAMITEWITAEGEKEKRREGDDLGGTMRLGGQECKLMPGTHVRGLYGKDSIVERHRHRYEFNNHYRDMLQEKGLVIAGTSMDNMLVEIIELKDHPWFVGVQFHPEFTSTPRDGHPLFIGYVQAARARHSQDVPRTQAAAT; encoded by the coding sequence ATGACTAAATTTGTCTTTGTGACCGGCGGTGTCGTGTCCTCTCTGGGCAAAGGCATTGCCTCCGCGTCGCTGGGTACCATCCTCGAAGCACGCGGCCTCAAGGTTACCCTTCTCAAGCTGGACCCCTACATTAACGTCGATCCGGGCACCATGAGCCCGTATCAGCATGGCGAGGTGTACGTCACCCAGGATGGCGCTGAAACCGACCTTGACCTCGGGCATTACGAGCGCTTCGTGCGCACGAAAATGAGTAAGCGCAACAATTTCACCACCGGCAAAATTTACGAGAATGTTATTCGCAAGGAGCGCCGGGGTGATTACCTGGGCGCCACCGTGCAAGTCATCCCGCATATCACGGACGAGATAAAACGTTGTATCCAGCAAGGCGCCAACGACGCCGACGTGGCGCTGGTCGAGATCGGCGGCACGGTGGGCGATATCGAATCGCAACCGTTTGTCGAAGCGATACGCCAACTGGGAGTTGAGCACGGACACAGTAATGTCGTGTATCTCCATTTGACGCTGGTGCCGTACATCGCGGCGGCCGGTGAACTCAAAACCAAACCCACACAGCATTCGGTCAAGGAACTGCTGTCACTCGGCATTCAGCCGGACATCCTGTTGTGCCGCGCGGAGCGTCCGCTGCCAGAGGACGATCGCCGCAAAATAGCGTTGTTTACCAACGTGCCCACGCGTGCGGTTATCACGGCACTCGACGTGGACAACATCTACAAGATTCCGCGACTGTTGCACGAGCAGGGGCTGGATGAGATCGTCGTGGAAAAGCTGCACCTCAATGCGCGTCGGGCCAATCTGTCAGAATGGGACAAGGTTGTGCATGCCATGGAGCATCCGACCGGAGAAATTACCGTGGCCATGGTTGGCAAGTACGTGCACCTCACGGAATCCTATAAGTCATTGTCCGAGGCCCTGAAGCACGCCGGACTGCACACGCTGACGCGGGTCAATATTCGCTACGTGGATTCCGAGCTGATTGATTCTCAGGGAACGGCGCAACTGGAAGATGTCGATGCGATTCTGGTGCCAGGCGGCTTCGGCGAGCGTGGGATCGAGGGCAAGATCAAGGCGGTTAACTACGCGCGCACGAAGGGAATTCCCTATCTTGGCATCTGCCTCGGCATGCAGGTGGCCGTAATCGAATATACTCGTAACGTGGTTGGCCTCAAGGGCGCGCACAGCACCGAGTTTAACTCCAAGACGCCGCATCCCGTGATTGCCATGATCACGGAATGGATTACGGCCGAAGGTGAGAAAGAGAAGCGTCGCGAGGGTGACGATCTCGGTGGCACCATGCGTCTGGGTGGCCAGGAATGCAAGTTGATGCCCGGAACTCATGTACGAGGCTTGTATGGCAAAGATTCCATCGTCGAGCGGCATCGTCATCGTTATGAATTCAACAATCACTACCGCGATATGTTGCAGGAGAAGGGCTTGGTGATTGCCGGGACCTCCATGGATAATATGCTGGTGGAAATTATCGAGCTCAAGGATCATCCCTGGTTTGTTGGCGTGCAGTTTCATCCTGAATTCACCTCGACACCCCGCGATGGCCATCCGCTGTTCATTGGGTATGTCCAGGCCGCGCGCGCACGCCATTCCCAGGACGTGCCACGCACGCAGGCCGCCGCGACATGA